A window of Chlorobium phaeobacteroides DSM 266 genomic DNA:
TTGTTGGAAAAAAGACCTGCGACAGAGTAACCAAGCGCAACAATGCATGCTCCGGTCAGCGTGGCAAGATCAATAATAATATCAGGATTATATTCCTGCTTTGCATAGGTCAACGCATCGGCAAGAATAAGGCGACCCTCCGCATCAGTATTGCCAACTTCGACGGTAATACCTGAATAGGTTGTAATAACATCTCCAGGTTTCTGGGCAGAACCGTCGGGCATATTGTCGGTAGCGGGAATCAAGCCTATCACACGCAGAGAAAGCCCAAGTCTTGCCGCCGCCTCAACCGCAGCAATAACACATGCCGCACCGGACATATCCGACTTCATCTCGCCCATTCCCTCTGAAGGCTTCAGGGAAATACCGCCGGAATCAAAAGTAACCCCTTTACCTACCAGGGCGACAACAGCTTTTGCCTTTCCTTCAGGTTTATAATCGAGTATACTGAAGGTGGGCGGATGTGTACTGCCCTGGTTGACTGCAAGCAGTCCTCCCATGGCAAGATCTTCCATCTCTTTTTTCCGCAAAACCTTCACGGCAAATCCGTTCCTGCTGCCGGAATCCTGCGCTGCCTTGGCAATATCCTCAGCCTGAAGATAATTGCCGGGTAGATTGACCAGATCTCTTGCCATCAACTGACATGATCCGACAATCTCTCCCTGGGCTGCGCCCTCTTCAGCATCGGCAAACACCGATGCATCGAATCTCAATATCAGTTCACTGATGCCCTTTACCTTTTTATCATCTTTCTTCTTATCCAGCTTACCGCTTTTAAGCCTGTCAAATTTGTAGGAACCCGAAAAGCAGCCTTCCACAAACGTTTCGGCAAGTTTTCCGACCCGTTTTTTTGAGTCCTCGGCAATAGTTCCAAAACGGGAACAATCCACAGCAATTCGTTGCAGATTCATTGTCATGGCTTTTGCGGCAAGTGAAGCAGCAGCTTTACGAAAATCATCCGGATCTTTTCCGTCCCCAAGACCAAGCAGTGCAACCCTTGCTATCAGATGCCCTTCTGAAGAGGAATAGAAAAGCACTATCTCCCCTGATTCCGCCTTGAAGTCCTTTAGCGCGTGAGCGGAAATATCAAAATCCGAAAGCACTCCTGCGTCTTGCTTCTTGAGTTCTCCTGAACAAAAAGGAAATGCAAGAATATCGGCTTCGAGTTTTTTAACGGCACTTTTTGTTACAACTATTTTCATGACAGACCTGTAGGTTTCGCCTGGTTATAATAAAACTTCCTGATTTTCGAGAAACTCCCTGATGTCATCAAGCAGCACCTTCTGTGCCCTTTCAGAGGAAAACGGAAAAAGACATCCGGCAGCATTCATGTGACCACCACCGCCATATTTTTTCGCAAGCTGGTTGACATAGAGCGGCCCTCTCGAACGAAAACTCGCCTTTGTTCTTCCATCCTGCATTTCAACCATCAGAATTGCTACCTGAACCGAAGGAACGCTGAGAAGATACTTCACAATAAGATCTGTATCAAACAACTTACTACCGGTTGCTTTCAGCATATCCTGCGAGATAAAAAGCCATGATATGGTTTCGTTGTCATAATAGGTAATCCCGCTGAGAGCATATCCCAGAAGCTTGAGTGCCTGAGGGGTAAGGGAGTTATAGACAAGATCATAGATAAGCGATGCATCCGCGCCTTTTTCAACGAGATCCCCCGCAAGACGGTAAACATAAGGCGTTGTTTTGGGAAACCTGAATGAACCGGTATCGGTCATGACCGCAGTATAGAGCGCAGAAGCGATCTGAGGAGTAAAAAGCGGCTTGCCTGCATGTTCCTCAAGGGCAATAATCAAATCATAAACCAGCTCTCCGGTTGAAGATGCATAGTTTTCACATACCATGACGTCAGCAAAATCTTCCGGCTCAAGATGATGGTCAATACAGGCGATTTTCATACTGCCAAGCTCTCTTGCATACTCGACATGGGCCCTTAACGACCCCATCCTTTCCCGCAAATTTGCGTCAAGAAGCACCAGCACATCGGCAAGTACCACTTCCTGTATCGCCTCTTCATCTTTATTATTAAAAAGCGTAATATTCCCTTCCTGTTTCAAAAACGTGTAATTCGGCGGAACTTCGGTTGGGTTGACTATGGCGACCTCTTTGCCGAGTGCTTTCAAAACTCCCGCAAGAGCAACTTCACTGCCAAGACCGTCACCATCAGAGTTCTCGTGTGTAGTCAAAACAATATTCTGACCCTGAAGAAGAGTATCAATTATTGGCAACCAATCCTGTTCGCTCAGCTTCCTTCCATGCACTGGTAGTATCATGATTATCCTGTAACTTTACAAAAGGCTCTAATCTATACTTTTTTCCTGTTATGGAAAAAAGAAACCTTAACTTGTCTTTAAGGGTTGCAATCAAGCTCCTTTTATTATTATGGTCATGCATTGTTCGCCAAAAAAGATTTCAGCAAATTGCGTCACTGCTCAAATGGGTATATCTGTTTTCTCTCATGAGCGTTACGTGCGGTAGTCTTTCGGAATCCCGAATTGCAGACAAACCGCGTGACATAACAACCAGGGGTGCAGCAATAACCTGAAACGCCACTATTTATGTATTTTTTTTCAATCGACCGGCAATCAAAAAAATACCTCGCCGTAACCTGAGTTTTTCCTGAAAAGCAGCCCATGTATGGTTCAACAAATTTCGTTTTATTAGGTAATCTGAAAAAGAGTACTTTGTTCGATTTGATCACCTGACTTTATCCAATGCAAACAAGACTGTCCAACATAAAACATCTGTCAAGACAAGAGCTCCGGCAAGCTATTGCAAATCTTGGGGAACCAGCATACAGAACCCGCCAGATTCATCAATGGATCTTCAGCCATCGAGCAGCCACATTTGAGGAAATGACCACAATAAGTCTGGAATTAAGAAATAAACTTGCCGATCAATTCCGGATTGGCTTCCCCATACTTGCCGACTGTCAACAGGATGGCAGTGCGAATGACCCCTTCTCTACAGTTAAACTGCTCCTCGAACTGGATGACAATGAGAAAATTGAAACCGTACTCATCCCTTCCGAAAATCGGATGACTGCCTGCGTTTCCTCACAGGTCGGCTGTCCTTTGCAATGCAGATTCTGTGCATCCGGACAGACGGGCTTCAAAAGAAATCTTTCGGCTGACGAGATCATCGATCAGGTGTTTTCACTCAATGATTTCATCCGGACAAAACATGAGAGCAACGAAATCACCAACATCGTCTTTATGGGAATGGGTGAACCGTTACTGAATTTCGAAAACCTGAAAGAGTCCATCGAGGTTCTTTCAGATCAAAGCTATAAATTCAATCTTCCCCAACGAAAAATCACGATTTCAACAGTTGGCATTATCCCAGGCATCAATGAGCTTGGGAAATCAGGCCTTAAAACGAAACTTGCAATTTCTCTGCATAGCGCCTCGCAAGAAACACGAGAATCACTTATACCTGTTGCCAGCGAATTCTCTCTGACCCAACTCCGAAAAACTCTTTCAGAATACACCTCTCAAACAGGAGAACCGGTTACGCTCGTTTATATGCTGCTCAAGGGAATCAATGACTCAGTTGAGGATGCCCGACTTCTTGTAAAATTCTCAAGAAGCTTTTTATGCAAAATTAATTTGATTGATTATAATTCAATCATTAACATGAAGTTTAAGCCCGTTTTTAACGAGACAAAAGACATGTTTATTCAGCACATCCTTGACGCAGGGATTCACGTCACCGTCCGCAAAAGCCATGGGGCATCGATCAATGCTGCTTGCGGACAACTTGCGGCAAAGGGAACGCAGAAAGCCGAGAATCGCAACAATCTCTAATCAGCATCATCAAATTATGGATTTGACAGATTTCATTCCTTTCAAAAACGAATTTGCCAAAGCTTATCATGGCTTGACAGGCAACGCAACGCACACGTCGGAAAACCCGGTTTTCGACGAGCTGAAAGTGCGCAGATACGAAAAACCATCGGCTGAAGTTTCGGAAGTTATTCTTGCAAATATCGATCGATGGATTGGCTGGAACCTGAAAAACGAAAGAACAGCTGTTGGCGGCATGATGATCATCCGCGCTGAAGTTTTTTCGTTAGCCTTGCTCGGTATGAAAATCGACATCACGTTCGGATTGTTTGAAGAAAAGGATGTCAATGGAAGAATGATAACGACCGTCAACTCGAAAGCGGAAACGAACATCGAGTCAAAAGGAGATCTGGGAGAAAGCCGCAGAGTGATAAGAATGATGCTTGGCGCTCTCGATTTTGAATTCAGAAAAGAGATCATCTCCAAAGAAGACTACCTTTACCGCGCTGTTGATCCCAGGGGATCAGCATTCGCTTCACAGCAGCTTTTTAACGAAACAAAACTGCAACACAAAAAAATCGAAGGAAGTCAGAAAGGCACAAAGATCGAGTTTAAATCAAAAGTCACCAAACAGACAATACCCTATAAACCTTCCGCAAAAAGCATCGACCCATTCACATCAACCTCTCCAACCGAAACTGAAGGGCAAAATGGCTCCTCAGCTCCTGTTTCAGTCACGGTTCCCGTTCCCGAAGAAATTCGACTTTCCAAACCAAAAGTCACCATTATCACTACCAAAAAACCCATTTAATTTATCAAGTTTAATGAGAATTATTCTACTGGGAGCTCCGGGAGCCGGAAAAGGGACACAAGCTTCATATATCTGCAAAACGTTGAATATCCCCCAGATTTCAACGGGCGATATGCTTCGGGCAGCAGTGCAAGCACAAACGCCTGTAGGTATAGAGGCAAAAAAAGTAATGGATGCAGGCAAACTCGTTTCTGACGAGATTATTCTCGCACTTGTAAAAGAACGGCTTGCAAGCCAGGATTGTATAAACGGATGCCTCTTTGATGGCTTTCCCCGAACGATCGCCCAGGCGGAATCACTGAAAAATGACTCGATTTTGCTTGACTATGTTATGGAAATACATGTTGACGACAAGGAAATCATTGAAAGAATGAGCGGACGTCGGGTACACCTTTCATCGGGAAGGACCTACCATGTCCGTTTCAATCCACCAAAAAAAGAGGGGCTCGATGATCTGACCGGAGAACCTCTTGTCCAAAGAGAAGATGATCAGGAAGAAACCGTAAAAAAACGATTGCAAATTTACCATGACCAGACAGCACCGCTTCTTCAGTACTACCATGACTGGTCTCTTACCGGTTCGCCCGATGCTCCGCGTTACAGCAGCATCAAGGGAACGGGAAGTGTTGAAGAGATCCGCCAGAGAATACTTGATGCACTCAATTCCTGAAACCGGAAAATCGGCAGAATATCAAAAAAAAGTCAGTGTTTGCCACTGGCTTTTTTTCTTTTAAACCTATGCAGGCTGAAATCGTTATCGACAAGCTTTATCGGGGAGAACCGGTACGCATAGCTTTACCTGACTATCTTGTGAGGGAATTGAGCCCTGGCTGTATGGTGATGGTAACTTCAAGTAAAGGAAATAAAGCCACTTATCCTGCCTATATCCTGCGTCTTTATCAGGATAACGCCGATATCCCCGAAACTCTGGTCATTTCCGATGTACTCTATGACGGCGTTCCTGTTTTAAGCCCTTCTCTTTTGAAACTGACCGCCTGGATGGCCGAATACTACCTCACGACACCTCTTGACACCATTACATCGGCCCTGCCTGCTGCCGTAAGAACCACGGTGAACGATATTGTCGAACTTTCCGGCTTTCAACTGCATGGAGCGACACCAAAAATCGTCAATACTTCTCTCCGCCGCTCCATACTCAAACTTATCGGGCAAGAAAAAAAGCTCACCGTACGTCAACTGGAAAAACGACTTGGCAAAAAGGATCTCTACCGAGCGTTAAGCGAACTTGAGCAGGCAGGCCATCTCACCCTGCAAAAAAAATTCTCATCGACAAAGCCGAGAGAAAAAACTGCTTATCGACTTTCTGTGCCGATACCGGAAAAAATCGAACTGATCCTTCATGTCGCCCCCAGACAACTCGAAGCGTTCAAGGCTCTTGCAACATTCAACAATACACCGACGTTTCCTGAAACCCTTGGAATTTCGAGAGATCACCTCAATGCTCTGGTAAAAAAAGGCCTTGCCGAAAAAGTTCAGATTGAACTATCGAGCTCGTTCAGGTCAGGTTTCTCGGAACCACCCAAACCCGTTGAAACGCTCTCCAATGCCCAGCAAAACGCACTGCAAACCCTTTCGGATGCCTATAAAAAACAAGAGTTCGCAACCTTTTTGCTCCATGGCGTTACCGGAAGCGGCAAAACACTTGTTTATATTGAGTTCCTTAAACAGGTAATCGCATCCGGAAAAACAGCAATAGTTCTTGTACCGGAAATTGCTCTTACCCCTCAGACAGCCGCCCGATTTCGTCACCATTTTCATGATGACATTACGATTCTGCACAGTGCAATGAGCGACCATGAAAAATACGATGCATGGCATAACCTCCGTCTGGGAAAAACAAAAATTGCCCTCGGTGCCCGTTCCTCCGTATTTGCTCCTCTTGATAATCTTGGAGCTATCATTGTTGATGAAGAGCATGACGGAGCCTATAAACAGGATCGTAACCCGCGGTATCAGGGGAGAGATACCGCCATCATGAGAGCAATGTTTGAAAATGCGCTCTGTGTTCTGGGAACCGCAACCCCGTCTTTTGAATCATATCACAATGCTCTTAACGGAAAATACACACTTATCACCCTTCCGGAGAGAATCGACGGTGCAAAAATGCCCGAAATCAAAATCATCTGGATGCGTGAAAATCCGAAAGCTTCGCGATCCATTTCGGAAACGCTCTATCAGGCAATAAAAACTCGACTTGAAAAAAACGAGCAGGTCATTCTGCTGCAAAATCGAAGAGGATTTGCCGGCAGTGTTTTTTGCCTTGATTGCGGTAACACCCCTTCGTGTAAATTCTGCAATATTCCTCTGGTCTATCATTCAAAAGAGCAACATCTTCGCTGTCATTACTGCGGCTTTGTCACTCCATTTACAGATGCGTGCAACGCTTGCGCATCAAAAAATCTCCTTTACAAAAGCAGCGGCACTGAAAGAATCGAGGAAGAGCTGAATTTGCTTTTCCCTGACGAATTGATCTTGCGGATGGATGTTGACACAACTTCGAGCAAAGACGCTCACGCAAAAATCCTTAAAGATTTTCAGGATAAAAAATCAAAAATCCTGCTTGGCACTCAAATGGTTGCCAAAGGGCTTGATTTTCCGGATGTTACCCTTGTCGGCGTGCTTATGGCCGACATCGGGCTCAACATACCTGATTTCCGAGCTTCTGAACGCCTTTTTTCTCTCTTGACCCAGGTGTCCGGACGGGCAGGACGTTCCTCAAAATCAGGAGAAGTGCTTCTGCAGGTATTCAATAAAGATGCCGATATCTTTGCATCTCTCCTGAAGGGCAGCTATACGTCATTTTTCGAGCAGGAAATGTCAACTCGAAAAGCGCTCCATTATCCACCGTTCTCAAAACTGGTCAAATTCGAATTCTCATCACCTGACGAAAAAAAGGCTGAAGAAGCATCGGCCTCATGGGCAGACATACTGCGACCAGCTTTAACATCTGAAACAGGAATACTCCTTGGTCCGGCCCCGGCAGGAATGGCAAAGCTGAAAGGTCTCTATCGATACCATGTACTGGTAAAACTCTTCAGCGGAAAACTTTCACCGGCCTTTCTTCATCAAGAACTCAATGAACTCAGTATGAGTTACCGCAAAGAAAAGCTCACGATCAGCATTGATGTCGATCCTCAGAATCTGCTCTGAAAAACAAGTGAACGTTTGCATCTGAAGAGAACGAAAATATTCTCTATATTCGAAAATATTTTTATTCCTTAACACTTTGCGGAAATAAACATTATGGACGAGTTTCGCTGGAATGCATCATTCATGAAAGAGCATCCGCTCAAAACAATCGGGGTTATACTGTTTCTTGTCGGACGATATATCTTTGCGGCATTTTTTCTTTACGGGTTCTGGTTCAAGCTCATCAAAGGCTGGTTATGGAGCGATCTGATGAACCATTTTTTCACCCTTCGATTTACCGAACTACCCCTCGGCTCCTTTCAGTCGCTCTACCTTGAACACTTCGCCATTCCGCTTGCAATGCCTATTGCCTGGATAGTGACGATCGGGGAATTGATCATTGGCCTGTCTCTGCTGCTGGGACTCTGTGTCAGGGCAAATGCAGCTTTTGCTCTTTTTCTTGTTATTAATTTTGCTGCAGGAGGATTTTATAACCTTACCCTGCCGCCATTCATGATCTTTTCAATCCTGATGATGCTTCTCCCTTCCGGACAGTGGCTCGGGCTTGACAAAAAGCTGCACCTGCAGCATCCTGACTCAATCTGGTTCAGGTAAACAACTCCTGTGCCGCCGAAAAAAGTTCAGCATTTGCCTTCTGAACTTTTTTCGGCGGCCTTTGCCATGAGGGCTTGAACTCCGAGATGATAACTGAGTGAACCAAATCCGCTTATCACGCCTGCGCAGACTTCTGAAATTACTGAATGCCGACGAAACTCCTCACGGGCGTATATGTTTGATAAATGTACCTCAATCACAGGGATCCTGATTGCACTGATGGCATCCCTGAGAGCGACAGAGTAGTGGGTAAACGCGCCTGCATTGAGAATAATCCCGTCAACAGAGCCCTTATCTTCGCATTCAAAGAGCTTTTCAAGCAATGCTCCTTCATATTCGCTCTGATAAAACTCAAACGTAATATCAGGAAAAGCATCAGCCAACCCCCTGTTGATATCGTCCAAACCAAGACAACCATAAATTTCCGGTTCACGCTTGCCGAGTCGGGATAGATTAGGCCCGTTCAGTACAAGAAAAGAGTGTTTCGTCATGCGATTATGATCTTTGGCTGGATGCTTTCTTTTCATCCTGCTCTATTAACGGAAAAAATGACCTCACAGAATGTACTGGCTCAGGTCCCTGTCGGCGGCAACATGGTTTAATTTCTCTTTCACCATGGTCTCATCAATCTCGATTTCCTCATCGGTAACATTCTCCGGAATATTGAACATGAGTTCCTCAAGCAAATTGGTCATAATGGTGTGCAGCCTTCGGGCCCCGATATTTTCAACGCTTTCATTAACCTTGGCGGCCGTTTTTGCAATCTCAAGAATTGCGCCGTCGGTAAAAGAGAGTTCCACTCCCTCTGTTTTCAGCAGAGCCTTATACTGTTTGATCAAGGCGTTTTTAGGTTGTGTCAGTATCTTGTAAAAATCCTCTTCAGTCAGGCTTTTCAATTCGACCCTGATAGGAAATCGACCTTGAAGCTCAGGAATAAGATCGGATGGTTTTGCCACATGAAACGCTCCCGATGCGATAAAGAGCACATGATCAGTTTTCACCATACCATATTTCGTCGCAACATTCGACCCTTCAACAATAGGCAGAAGATCACGCTGTACCCCTTCCCTGCTAACGTCAGGACCCTTGCCCCCCGATCCTGAGGACGGAGCTGCAATTTTATCGATTTCATCAATAAACACAATGCCTGACTGCTCAACCTTGTTGATCGCCTCTTTAATGACTGCATCCATGTCAATAAGCTTCTGCACCTCTTCCTGCTCAAGAATTTTCCTTGCTTCGGCTATTGATACCCGTCGTTTTTTACGTTTTCTCGGCAAGCCGCTCATCAGGTCCTGCATGATACCGCCAATCTCCTCCATCTGCCCCATAGGCCCGAAAATCTGCATCATTCCCCCCGGAGCATCACCAGTAATTTCCATCTCGATCTGACGATCCTCGAGCTTGCCCTGCCGAAGCCGTTCAAGCATCTTTTTACGACTTTTCCTGTTATTTTCCTTTGCCTTATCCACCTCTTGCGAAGCATCGAATACCTGCATCTCTTCGTTCTCTGCATCCCGGTCTTCCTGCTCTTCATGTGAATGAGAAACCGGAGGAAGTAAAATATCGAGCAATCGCTCTTCAACCAGTACAGCTGCTTTTTCGCGAACCTCTTCGGACTTTTCGGTTCTCACCATGGCGACCGACTGATCGACAAGGTCACGAATCATCGACTCTACATCCCTGCCGACATAGCCAACCTCGGTAAACTTGGATGCCTCAACCTTTACAAAGGGAGCTTTTGCCATTTTTGCAAGCCTGCGGGCAATTTCGGTCTTTCCTACACCGGTAGGCCCGATCATGATAATATTGTTCGGCATGATCTCATCCCGAAGCTCATCGCCCACATTTTGCCTGCGCAGTCTGTTGCGCAAAGCTATGGCAACTGATTTCTTGGCCTCACTCTGACCAATAATATATTTATCAAGCAAAGCGACAATCTGGTTTGGAGTAAGATGGCTTGCGGAAATCGAACTTTTTGTTTCAGCGGCGACCACGAGACCCTCGGCAATATTTTCGTTATTATGAATTGTCATGAGCATAAATTATGGTTACAATAAATCTCTCCAGGAGCGTCCGCGGCAAAAAAAACGCGATCAGACCTCTTCGATCACAATATGGTCGTTAGTATAAATACAGATATCCGCTGCGATCTTCAAACTCTCATGAACAATTTCGCGTGCAGAAAGCGTAGTATGTGCAAGAAGCGATCGTGCCGCTGCAAGCGCATACATACTGCCGCTGCCAATGGCAACAATCCCGTCCTCAGGTTCGATAACATCACCTGTACCTGAAATAATCAGCGCTTTTTCAGCGGTAACAATCGCAAGCATCGCTTCAAGCCTTCTGAGATATTTGTCGGTCCTCCAATCTCTTGCAAGCTCAACAGCCGCACGTTCAAGCCTGCCGCTGAATGCTTCAAGTTTTTCCTCAAACCGGTCAAGAAGAGTCACGGCATCAGCAGTAGCACCTGCAAAACCGGCAATTATCTGACCATGATAGAGTCTGCGCGTTTTACGCGTTGAATGTTTGAGAACCGTATTACCAAGGGTCATCTGTCCATCACTGCCGAGAGCTGCCTTACCGTCTCTGATTACACCAAGGACCGTAGTTGAACGGATCAAAAGCTGTTCATCATGTTTCATCATAGAAAATCGACTGTTAAAATATTTTTTTCCTTAATCTTGCAACTGAAATTTGCATTTGTTCGCGGTATTTTGCAACCGTTCGCCTGGCAATATGTATACCCTTTTTTTTCAACAATTCGGTAAGAAGCTCATCGCTTAACGGCTGTTGAGGATCCTCGCCGCTTACCATTTCTCCAATGTACTGCTTGATAATTTTGCTCGACAGATCATCACCATCCTCTGTCGCAAGTCCTGCGCTGAAAAAATATTTCAGTTCAAAAACGCCAAAACGGGTTTGTACATATTTACCGTTAACGGCTCGGCTGATCGTCGATATATCAAGGGAAGCTGCTTCCGCAATCGTTTTCATGCCAAGCGGAACCAGAAACGATGGTCCGGAAACAAAAAAATCGTATTGATAGTGCAAAAGCGCCTCAATAACCTTCATGAGCGTCTGCCGCCGCAGTTGCAGGGCGCTGGTAAACTCTTTTGCTCGCTGCAGATTACTGCGAATAAACTGTTTTTCCGCCTTTGAGGCTTTCCTGTTTTTCAGAATACTCTCATACCTGTCAGAAACTTTGACGGAAAGGGTGCTGGTATCATTCAACATCGCTGTCAATTCACCCTGTTCATAACTCACAATAAAATCAGGGACAATGTAATGACCCAATTCGTTTTGAAAAACCCCGCCCGGATGAGGGTCAAGTTCGCCGAGAATCTCAAGTGCGGCTTCAATCTGTTTTTTGGACGCATCGATTGTTTTAAGCAGCCGATTATAGCGTTTGTGAATAAAATCATCAAAACAGACCGTCAGAATTCTCACTGCAAGCGCTGAAGCGCTCTGGCGGGCTCCAAATGTTCCGGCTTCCAACTGAACAAGAAGACGTTCCCGAAGATCCTTCACGGCAATACCCTGCGGATCAAGACGAGAAATTCTGTCAATAATCTTCTTTACTTCACGCTCGGAAACATCGATATCATTTAACCGAAGACCGTCACGTATGACGGAAATGTCTTCAGTGAGATAATCGTCATGATCAAGATTGCCAAGCACTTCCACAGCAATCATGATCTCTTTTTCACCGATATCTTCCTGCAAGACAAGCTGTTTAAGAAGCTGTTCATGAAAACTGTCATATTGAACAGCCTGAAAAAAACGATCCCCGG
This region includes:
- the rpoN gene encoding RNA polymerase factor sigma-54 produces the protein MGDLKLQLKQKALLSAQQILGSQLLHLPLANLEQRIDEELQENPLLEMLDEERGSAEDLPVDVNSQVGDELADPVERFSSITSKEERDFPIRNERYERGSTSFNKAGTGDRFFQAVQYDSFHEQLLKQLVLQEDIGEKEIMIAVEVLGNLDHDDYLTEDISVIRDGLRLNDIDVSEREVKKIIDRISRLDPQGIAVKDLRERLLVQLEAGTFGARQSASALAVRILTVCFDDFIHKRYNRLLKTIDASKKQIEAALEILGELDPHPGGVFQNELGHYIVPDFIVSYEQGELTAMLNDTSTLSVKVSDRYESILKNRKASKAEKQFIRSNLQRAKEFTSALQLRRQTLMKVIEALLHYQYDFFVSGPSFLVPLGMKTIAEAASLDISTISRAVNGKYVQTRFGVFELKYFFSAGLATEDGDDLSSKIIKQYIGEMVSGEDPQQPLSDELLTELLKKKGIHIARRTVAKYREQMQISVARLRKKIF